GAGGCAGGCCATTCCGCCGACGAGATCGCCGGTGAGGTAGCTCACAAAAAGGCCCTCCCCCTGTACTTCAGCGGAAAGGTCGTGGGCTGTGCCCGGAACGGCCACGAAGTGGACGACTGCCTCTTCGCCTACGTGCTTCTCGAGAACCTCGCCTGCAAGGCAGGGGGAGTGCTCTCCCTCCTTCACCTGCTGAAGAACACGGGCATGGCTCCCGAAGAGGTGGATTTCGTCATCGAATGCTCCGAGGAAGGCGCGGGCGACATGAACCAGCGGGCCGGAGGAAACTTCGCCAAGGCCATCGCTGAAATCGCCGGGTGCGTCAACGCCAGCGGCTGCGACGTCCGGAGCTTCTGCGCCGGTCCCGTCAACGCCATGATCGCCGGTGCGACCCAGGTGGCTTCCGGCGCACGGAAAAACTGCGTCGTGCTCGCCGGGGGAGCCATTCCGAAACTCTACATGAACGGACGGGACCACGTGAAGAAGAAAATGCCCGCCCTGGAGGACTGCCTCGGAAACTTTGCCGTTCTTCTTGTTCCCGACGACGGAACGAACCCCGTCATGAGGCTTGACGTCCTCGGCAAGCACACCGTGGGCGCAGGATCGTCTCCCCAGGCCGTCACCACCGCCCTCATCCTCGATCCCCTGGAGCGGGCTGGGCTTTCCTTCATGGACGTGGACAAGTACGCCGCCGAACTGCACATCAACGAGATCACACTCCCTGCGGGAGCGGGCGACGTGCCCCTGGCGAACATCAAGATGACTGCCGCTCTCGCGGTTACAAAGAAAGCCATAGAGAAGGCGGACATGATGACCTTCGTCAAGGAGCGGGGGGTTCCCGGGTTTGCCCACACCCAGGGGCACATCCCCTCGGGAGTGCCCTTCATAGGGCACGCCTGCGAGGCCCTGAAGGCGGGAACCATGAACCGGGCCATGATCATCGGCAAGGGAAGCCTCTTCCTGGCCAGGCTCACGAACCTTGCAGACGGGGCATCTTTCCTGCTCGAGCCTGCTTCCGGAAAAAAGGAGACCGGAGCCGCGGTTTCCAAAGACGACATCAAGGCCCTTCTCCTGGAGGTTCTCTCCGAACTGTCAGGAAAGCTGTAGACGGGAGGAAAGACCATGTCTGACATCAGGAAGCTCATAGGCGAAGCCCTGGCGGAGATCGTATCCGACGCCCGGTCGGGAGGCCCCCGGATTTCCGTGGGTCTCATGGCCATGGGCAGCGAGCTCGGGGCGGAGGAACTCGCCCGGGGAGCCAGGCTGGCCCAGGAAAATTCGTCCCGGATCGGGGTGGTCATGATCGGTCCGAGGATCCCCGGCTTCGGGGACCTGGCGTGGATCGAGACCCCGGACTGCGAGGAGGACGTGGCGAAGGCCATGGAGAAAGCCCTTTCCGACGGAAGGATCGCCGGAGCGGTTGCCCTCCACTATCCCTTCCCCCTGGGTGTCACCACCATAGGAAGGGTTGTGACCCCCGGCAGGGGAAAACCCATGATCCTTGCCTCGTCCACCGGCACCTCCGCAGTGGGCAGGGTGGAGGCCATGGTCAGGAACGCCCTGTACGGCATCGCGGCAGCCAAGTCCATCGGCCTGGAAAACCCCACGGTGGGAATCCTTAACGTGGACGGTGCCCAGCTTGCCTACAAGGCCCTCAATAGCCTGAAGGAAAAGGGATACCCCGTGTCCTTCGGCGCCAGTGTCCGGAAGGACGGCGGAGCGGTCCTCAGGGGGAACGACATCCTCGCCGGAGCCGTCGATGTCTGCGTCACCGACACCCTCACGGGCAACGTGCTCATGAAGATGTTCTCCTCCTTCACCACCGGAGGATCCTACGAATCCCTCGGATGGGGCTACGGCCCCTCGGCGGGGGAGGGGTGGAACAGGATCATTTCCATCATCTCCAGGGCCTCCGGAGCCCCGGTCATCGCAGGCGCCCTGGAGTATACCGCCAGGGCTGCGGCGGGAAAATTGCCGGAAAAGGTGGCGGCGGAGCTTGCCGCGGCGCGGAAGGCAGGCCTGGACGCCGTGCTCGAAGGGCTCGCCCCGAAAGCCCCCTGCACCGACCTGGTGACCGCTCCTCCCGCAGAGCCCACCGACGAGGAGATCCACGGCGTGGACGTCCTGTCCATTGAAGACGGCGTCAAAGTCCTCTGGAAAGAGGGCATTTATGCCGAATCCTCCATGGGATGCACCGGTCCCGTGATCAAGGTGCCAGGGAAACATCTCGGCAAGGCCGAAGACATTCTCAAAGCCGGCGGATATATTTGACATTAGTTGGGGAAGGCTGATTTCGCCTTCCCTTTTCTCTTTTCAGAAGAATGATCTGTGCTATAATTTTTCTGAAAGAATAAACCTATTCGTACATTAAAGGGGGTGAAAGCGGACTCAAACCTGCGCCCTGTTCCAGATTCCACCGTTTTTTCTGTTTTTGAGGCACCCCCTTCCCGGGAGAGTCCGGAGGGGAGGAAGTTTCCGCGCTGAATAACATGAGAGGGGGAATCGCAAGTTATGCAGGAAGTAATGAGGATCAACGGGATTATCAACGGTATCGTATGGGGGCCCTGGATGCTGGCCCTCCTGGTTGGCACCGGCGTTTACCTCACCATCGTTCTCGGTGTGCCCCAGCTTCGTTATTTTGGTCTTATGTTCAAGGAAGTATTCGGCAACCTCGGCAAGAAGAAGGAAGGCGAAGGCGCCATCTCCTCCTTCGCAGCCCTCTCCACCGCTCTCGCCTCCACCGTGGGAACGGGCAACATCGCGGGAGTCGCCACGGCCCTTCACCTCGGCGGTCCCGGAGCCCTCTTCTGGATGCTCGTTTCCGCAGTATTCGGCATGACCACGAAGATGGCAGAAGTCACCCTGGCAGTCAGGTTCCGTGAAAAGGACGAACTGGGCAACTGGCGGGGCGGCACCATGTACATCCTCGACAAGGCCGCCGGTCAGAAATGGCTCGCCTGGCTCTTCGCCCTCTTCGGATTCCTCGCCTCCTTCGGCATCGGCTGCGCTGTCCAGGCCAACTCCACCGCTGAAGGCTTCAACCTCGGCTTCGGCATCCCCAACATCTATACCGGCGTGGCGGTTGCCGTGCTCACCGCTCTCGTCATCATCGGCGGCCTGAAACGGATCTCCGAGGTCACCACCTACCTTGTGCCCTTCATGGCCATCTTCTACATCGTAGGCGCCATCCTCGTGGTTGCCACCCACACCGAACAGATCGTGCCGGCCTTCAGCAATGCCGTGAAGTATGCCTTCAGCGATCCCATGGCCATGCCCGGCGCCATCGCCGGCTGGGCGGTCAAGGCGGCCATCACCCGGGGTATTGCCCGGGGCGTCTTCTCCAACGAGGCCGGTCTCGGCTCCGCTCCCATGGTTCATGCCACCGCAGTGGTGGACCATCCTGTCCGCCAGGGCATGTACGGCCTCTTCGAAGTGTTCACCGACACCATCGTCATCTGCACCCTTACCGCTCTTGCCATTCTCACCAGCGGTGTGCTGACGGGGCAGCCGGAGCTCTCCGGAGCCAAGCTCTCCCTGTCCGCCTTTGAAGCCGTCCTCGGCGGTACGGGCACCATGATCCTCTCCGTGGGGCTGGCTCTCTTCGCCTTCTCCACCATCCTCGGCTGGTACTGGTACAGCGAGACCTGCGGCACCTACATCTTCGGAACGAAGGTCATTCCCGTCCTGAAGATTCTCTGGATTGCCTTCATCGTCCTCGGCGCGGCAGGCGGCGTGTTTCTCGGCGACGGCAAGGCCTTCCTCGACAACCTGTGGGATATGGCCGACACTCTGAACGGCCTCATGGCGATCCCCAACCTCGTGGCCCTTCTCATCCTCTCCGGCGAGCTGAGAAAGCTCGTAAAGGACTTCGACGAAAAGCGCCGGAACGGCACCCTGAAGATCTAACGAAACAACGGCAGGTTCGGAAAAAGGGGACGGGATTCCGTCCCCTTTTTTTCGGGAAGGAAGGGGATCCTCATGCACCGCGCCACGCGAATGGAAGTCAATCTTGCGAACGTGCAAGCCAATTTTCTGGCCATACGGCGCCATGTGGGGCCGGGGCCGGAGATTTTCGGAGTCATTAAAGCCGATGCCTACGGGCACGGTGTTCACCAGGTCTGCAAATCCCTTTCGGAAGCGGGATGCCGCCGTTTTGCCGTGGCCATCCCCGACGAGGCCTTCGAGCTTCGGGAAAGTGGCGTCACCGCGCCCATCCTCGTCCTCGGACCCACACCCGCCAGATCGGCGGCGGAATATGTCAGGCAGGGTGTCACGGCAACGATCACCGATCTTTCCTTTGCCCGTGTCCTCAGCGGCGAGGCGGTCAGGCAGGGCAGGAAAATGCCGGTCCACGTGAAGGTGGACACGGGGATGAGCCGCATCGGGTTCCTCCCGAGGGAGATTCCCGCCGTCCTCGACGAGCTGCAAACCCTGCCCGGGCTCTTCCTGGAGGGAATGTACACCCACTTCGCCACGGCGGACGAGCGGCGTCTCGATTTTACGGAGTACCAGTTCTCCGGGCTGAAGGAAGCTCTGGCAGCGGCGGAGGCCCGGGGAGTTCCCATCCCCTTCCGCCATGCCTGCAACAGTGCCGGGATCCTTGCCTGCCCGGACAAGTATCTCGACGGAGTCCGTCCCGGAGTTATCCTGTACGGCATGTATCCCTCCGCGGAATGCGTACGGTCCATCGACCTTCTTCCCACCTTCGAGGTGAAGACGGAAGTGGCCCTCGTGAAAGAACTGTCCCGGGGGAACGGCGTGGGCTACGGGCTGAAGTACATGACCAGGGGAGAAGAGCGGCTCGCGGTGCTCCCCGTAGGGTACGCCGACGGCTATTCCAGGGCACTCTCCATGAAGGTGGACGTCCTCATCGGCGGAAAACGGGTTCCCCATGCCGGGAACATCTGCATGGACCAGATGATGGTCAACGTCACCGGCATGGACGTGAAGGTGGGCGACGAGGTGGTCCTCATCGGGCGGCAGGGGAGTGAACACATTACCCCCGAGGAGATTGCCGCCGCCAGAAACACCATCAACTACGAAGTCCCCATCATGTTCCTCAGAAGGGTTCCGAGGGTCTACAACTCCTAGGAGCCTGTCGGACTTAGGCCACATCGGATAAAATAGACTCATCCCGACCAAAGGCGGCGAAAGAGCATGGTGACCAGATTCCAGACAGTAGACAGAGCGACTCCGTACATACTCCCCCAGTCCATTGAGGACTGGCTTCCCGAAGACCA
The window above is part of the Aminivibrio pyruvatiphilus genome. Proteins encoded here:
- the grdC gene encoding glycine/sarcosine/betaine reductase complex component C subunit beta, whose amino-acid sequence is MATAGIKGYAYCLNHAPETGFHYGNTPFIERETKGETEFLRELPSFMQKYEEARDYAPNQAYIGGMTLEALENSPQPWHGNRIAGSGRYGAYGEIMPEDEFLGLMDICDVFDIIWLETSFAASVREKLAASPVMNDKLLARLEAGHSADEIAGEVAHKKALPLYFSGKVVGCARNGHEVDDCLFAYVLLENLACKAGGVLSLLHLLKNTGMAPEEVDFVIECSEEGAGDMNQRAGGNFAKAIAEIAGCVNASGCDVRSFCAGPVNAMIAGATQVASGARKNCVVLAGGAIPKLYMNGRDHVKKKMPALEDCLGNFAVLLVPDDGTNPVMRLDVLGKHTVGAGSSPQAVTTALILDPLERAGLSFMDVDKYAAELHINEITLPAGAGDVPLANIKMTAALAVTKKAIEKADMMTFVKERGVPGFAHTQGHIPSGVPFIGHACEALKAGTMNRAMIIGKGSLFLARLTNLADGASFLLEPASGKKETGAAVSKDDIKALLLEVLSELSGKL
- the grdD gene encoding glycine/sarcosine/betaine reductase complex component C subunit alpha; its protein translation is MSDIRKLIGEALAEIVSDARSGGPRISVGLMAMGSELGAEELARGARLAQENSSRIGVVMIGPRIPGFGDLAWIETPDCEEDVAKAMEKALSDGRIAGAVALHYPFPLGVTTIGRVVTPGRGKPMILASSTGTSAVGRVEAMVRNALYGIAAAKSIGLENPTVGILNVDGAQLAYKALNSLKEKGYPVSFGASVRKDGGAVLRGNDILAGAVDVCVTDTLTGNVLMKMFSSFTTGGSYESLGWGYGPSAGEGWNRIISIISRASGAPVIAGALEYTARAAAGKLPEKVAAELAAARKAGLDAVLEGLAPKAPCTDLVTAPPAEPTDEEIHGVDVLSIEDGVKVLWKEGIYAESSMGCTGPVIKVPGKHLGKAEDILKAGGYI
- a CDS encoding alanine/glycine:cation symporter family protein — encoded protein: MQEVMRINGIINGIVWGPWMLALLVGTGVYLTIVLGVPQLRYFGLMFKEVFGNLGKKKEGEGAISSFAALSTALASTVGTGNIAGVATALHLGGPGALFWMLVSAVFGMTTKMAEVTLAVRFREKDELGNWRGGTMYILDKAAGQKWLAWLFALFGFLASFGIGCAVQANSTAEGFNLGFGIPNIYTGVAVAVLTALVIIGGLKRISEVTTYLVPFMAIFYIVGAILVVATHTEQIVPAFSNAVKYAFSDPMAMPGAIAGWAVKAAITRGIARGVFSNEAGLGSAPMVHATAVVDHPVRQGMYGLFEVFTDTIVICTLTALAILTSGVLTGQPELSGAKLSLSAFEAVLGGTGTMILSVGLALFAFSTILGWYWYSETCGTYIFGTKVIPVLKILWIAFIVLGAAGGVFLGDGKAFLDNLWDMADTLNGLMAIPNLVALLILSGELRKLVKDFDEKRRNGTLKI
- the alr gene encoding alanine racemase, with translation MEVNLANVQANFLAIRRHVGPGPEIFGVIKADAYGHGVHQVCKSLSEAGCRRFAVAIPDEAFELRESGVTAPILVLGPTPARSAAEYVRQGVTATITDLSFARVLSGEAVRQGRKMPVHVKVDTGMSRIGFLPREIPAVLDELQTLPGLFLEGMYTHFATADERRLDFTEYQFSGLKEALAAAEARGVPIPFRHACNSAGILACPDKYLDGVRPGVILYGMYPSAECVRSIDLLPTFEVKTEVALVKELSRGNGVGYGLKYMTRGEERLAVLPVGYADGYSRALSMKVDVLIGGKRVPHAGNICMDQMMVNVTGMDVKVGDEVVLIGRQGSEHITPEEIAAARNTINYEVPIMFLRRVPRVYNS